Proteins encoded in a region of the Oscarella lobularis chromosome 5, ooOscLobu1.1, whole genome shotgun sequence genome:
- the LOC136187698 gene encoding gametogenetin-binding protein 2-like, giving the protein MKRCTCTVCTEQGLFSRSGLSARLVGVCNGEKDDCRALCRQIPLQVEDGLTLMMEIPETRVTHHVDQTELKKFCKFKYKIFPTKDELSSATHVPIQDVLDHLSQAVPCVGCRKSVERLYCQLQESGQPALEPIYITKSGKLALRPSYLTDSRRFYTLFYLQGTNCLSDIMGALPKSKRNRRCALHSLDSHKLKYPCCWTDVWKLLSKDCKDEITIIDAESLLDTVEMYVRKHRFCSECKSKVLRAYAILVEGLDSPRERGYCSLLFEGIRSCPEAQHIHVPCDVKYIACLIERAEPDNQGGERHAKTMEMAQEEVLTCIGIHLWERLKRIWQKLKSEEQSWQMLFLVCLETMKKRFEMAVDAKNGLSQIDRLVDEFQHESDVKERRREQKRLKRKLKRAMKSLPHCCKSEEEEEEEEEEEEGSTPPRDETKDKEEEEEEEEDDDDDDEDLEEEEEEENPSTSSLTSSSTSCGICGSMQNGPKKKEVVKLPCGLEDLLTTDSDETSFISQEEINVFRAKKQEVDHTRKQLRKKIEAKFAAYSKEIQVCCTK; this is encoded by the exons ATGAAACGTTGCACTTGCACGGTGTGCACGGAACAAG GCTTATTCTCACGATCGGGCCTGAGCGCTCGTCTTGTCGGCGTCTGCAacggcgaaaaagacgattgtCGCGCTCTTTGTCGTCAAATTCCGCTTCAAGTCGAAGACGGATTGACG ctTATGATGGAAATTCCCGAAACTCGCGTCACTCATCACGTCGATCAAACggaattgaagaaattctgcaag TTCAAATACAAAATATTTCCCACGAAAGACGAATTGAGTTCGGCGACTCACGTGCCAATTCAGGACGTACTCGATCATCTCTCCCAAGCCGTTCCGTGCGTTGGATGCAGAAAAAG TGTTGAACGTTTGTATTGTCAGCTTCAGGAGTCCGGACAGCCGGCTTTGGAACCGATATATATTACCAAGTCTGGAa AGTTAGCACTGCGTCCCTCCTATCTTACTGATTCCAGGCGGTTTTACacattattttatttacaaGG GACAAACTGTCTTAGTGATATAATGGGAGCTCTTCCGAAAAGCAAACGAAACAG ACGATGCGCCCTTCATTCTCTCGACTCCCATAAACTGAAGTATCCCTG CTGTTGGACTGACGTGTGGAAATTGCTCTCAAAGGACTGCAAAGACGAA ATTACCATAATTGACGCTGAATCGCTTCTGGACACAGTTGAAATGTACGTGAGAAAACATCGTTTCTGTTCGGAATGCAAGAGCAAAGTCCTTCGCGCTTACGCAATTCTCGTCGAGGGATTGGACAGTCCAAGAGAACGagg GTATTGTTCGCTTTTGTTTGAGGGAATTCGCAGCTGTCCCGAAGCCCAGCACATTCACGTTccatgtgacgtcaaatataTTGCGTGTCTTATCGAACGAGCGGAGCCGGACAACCAAGGGGG CGAGCGTCACGCGAAAACGATGGAAATGGCGCAGGAAGAAGTTCTCACGTGCATCGGAATTCACCTGTGGGAACGACTCAAACGCATTTGgcagaaattgaaaagcGAAGAGCAATCGTGGCAAATGCTCTTCTTGGTCTGCTTGGAAACGATGAAGAAACGCTTCGAG ATGGCTGTTGACGCGAAAAACGGATTGTCtcaaatcgatcgattggtGGACGAATTTCAGCACGAATCCGACGTGAAggagcgtcgacgcgagcaGAAGAGACTCAAGCGTAAATTGAAACGAGCGATGAAATCGCTTCCGCACTGTTGCAAGtcagaggaggaagaggaagaggaggaggaagaggaagaaggcTCGACACCACCTCGAGACgaaacaaaagacaaagaggaggaagaggaggaggaggaagatgacgatgatgatgacgaagatttggaggaggaggaggaggaggagaatccgtcgacgtcatcgttgacgtcatcatcgacgtcatGCGGAATTTGTGGCAGCATGCAAAACGGCCCTAAGAAGAAGGAAGTTGTTAAG ctgCCGTGTGGATTAGAAGATCTTCTCACG ACTGATTCGGACGAGACGAGTTTCATCTCGCAGGAAGAAATCAACGTCTTTCGCGCGAAGAAACAGGAAGTGGATCACACGCGAAAGCagctgagaaagaaaatcgaagcgaaattCGCCGCCtattcaaaagaaatccaAGTGTGCTGCACCAAGTGA
- the LOC136187702 gene encoding PRKR-interacting protein 1 homolog yields the protein MLTETMSKLSGGQPVDILAYRDAYELSMKLNALSRVALVDICVSLACAKRFEMTDDKAAKAATDQQRLQLEKLMSDVAKPVVIPEPAKLKAPPKPAEFNFDVMGSSAGAGSGEFHIYRGIRRREMNRQEWIESEAKKEELDDEFRKRQAERQKEDDARTAKKRAKRLKRKEKKKKSGVVNVTKGNEKKKVKTSSKEESSDEED from the exons ATGCTCACGGAAACGATGTCTAAGCTAAGCGGAGGTCAACCGGTTGACATTTTAGCTTACCGAGATGCTTATGAGCTGTCTATGAAGTTGAATGCCCTCTCGAGAGTAGCTTTGGTCGACATATGCGTCtctttagcgtgcgctaaacGATTTGAAATGACGGACGACAAAgcggcgaaagcggcgacCGATCAACAGCGTCTTCAGCTCGAGAAGCTTATGTCGGACGTT GCGAAACCCGTCGTAATTCCCGAACCGGCGAAGCTGAAAGCGCCTCCTAAACCGGCCGAATtcaatttcgacgtcatGG GATCGAGCGCGGGCGCCGGAAGCGGCGAATTTCACATTTATCGcggaattcgacgacgcgaaatgaATAGGCAAGAGTGGATCGAATCGGAAGCGAAGAAA gaagaactcgacgacgagtttcgaAAAAGACAAGCGGAGAGGCAgaaggaagacgacgctcgaacagcgaagaaacgagcgaaaag ACTTAAacggaaagagaagaagaagaagtcggGTGTTGTCAACGTTACCAAGggcaacgagaagaaaaaag TgaaaacgtcatcaaagGAAGAGTCGAGTGATGAAGAGGACTGA
- the LOC136187699 gene encoding uncharacterized protein, translating to MEIRQLVVVVITLCMESIIGLEKVVLPVTLEKGKNTARVSCKGYPPHNPKWRKINTDNPNKKDDVIYDPCGLLPNSNRCWTDEKDGRALVIREAKFEDMGIYECVVESEVKVQVRVQEVVTGCSPCFINATTKSMMVTMKDRIVCNVSLPQEESSLHWYRLSTSTSSWERILPCKFVDTNHVCERSRSRSYNVLVINKSRFSDSGTYKCSVESPKQELYVGKYVNLQVENPAQSLHDSKAITSFSKRDLQEYFTDDRFVCIGCGMLTSPLQGVEINLNWYEKNRSVTVIESLSLLKNVTEPTQLFKLVRRTNEVSRELCVPEAYFPVGKSKLKEFVCKGEFIGDEDIGKSVTILREIRLVT from the exons ATGGAGATCAGacaactcgtcgtcgtcgtcatcacgCTTTGCATGG AGAGTATTATCGGCTTGGAAAAGGTCGTGTTGCCGGTCACGTTAGAGAAGGGGAAGAACACGGCCCGGGTTAGCTGCAAGGGCTATCCTCCCCACAATCCCAAGTGGAGAAAGATCAATACCGATAAtccaaataaaaaagacgacgtcatttacGATCCTTGCGGGCTTCTACCCAACTCGAACCGATGTTGGACCGACGAAAAGGACGGAAGAGCGCTCGTCATTCGAGAGGCTAAATTCGAAGATATGGGTATATACGAGTGCGTTGTCGAATCAGAAGTGAAAGTGCAAGTGCGAGTTCAAGAAGTCGTTACCG GATGCTCACCGTGTTTTATCAACGCAACAACCAAGTCGATGATGGTGACAATGAAAGACAGAATAGTGTGCAACGTCTCCTTGCCTCAAGAAGAATCTAGTCTTCATTGGTACAGGTTATCTACATCTACGTCGTCGTGGGAAAGGATTCTACCTTGCAAGTTCGTCGATACGAATCACGTTTGTGAGAGGAGTCGAAGCAGAAGCTACAACGTTTTAGTGATCAATAAGAGTCGATTTTCCGATTCGGGAACGTATAAGTGCAGCGTAGAGTCTCCTAAACAGGAACTATACGTCGGGAAATACGTCAACCTTCAGG TCGAAAATCCGGCACAAAGTCTTCACGATTCGAAAGCAATTACGTCGTTCTCCAAGCGAGATCTACAGGAGTATTTTACAGATGATCGATTCGTATGTATTGGCTGCGGAATGCTCACTTCGCCTCTCCAGGGCGTCGAAATCAATTTGAATTGGTACGAGAAAAATCGTTCCGTGACTGTTATCGAGTCATTGTCCCTCCTAAAAAATGTGACTGAGCCCACTCAGCTTTTTAAactcgttcgacgaacgaatGAAGTTAGTCGAGAGCTCTGCGTGCCGGAAGCGTATTTTCCCGTGGGGAAAAGCAAACTGAAAGAATTCGTGTGCAAAGGCGAGTTCATTGGAGATGAAGACATAGGAAAATCCGTGACGATTCTACGTGAAATACGATTAGTGACGTGA
- the LOC136187697 gene encoding uncharacterized protein produces MSARLDIESPLREGFLFKEGGHTKSWKKRYFALYPGLLVYYASFSKYKRDREKKTLQGKINEVQVVSSTVSIPFPPPRPCSFIVHTNDAGKLNKRSDYVLSALSTEDMNGWIACLAAQSSSETDTSAAAQSEQKPVITPVTEILPATEDEEDEGDEAEEEAEETSRMTLTSDEVKADELAALEAAEADDTVPEPAPPPPVYAKVKKKIGVNAVPYLRDSLLDSSDDEDDDKDEKTSKPKLKRGNQISVSEDEEAESTTTDDENERMNGETAAAAVAMSDSGTSSDPDAEEEEYKATAETEGKNVTQNLKEGILLKQGGRYKSWKHRFFRLTPGVLMYYKTKQETTLLSKVRISGAQITEPKGVTKKPYQFSIVTTNEWNKRSTYILAASSADEKTAWMEAFKKAASHSKRAEFGTYDQRIRDTSKPDMEQPRDDSFQRLRHKSMDERKLSSMIDKKKGKSPNKSPVTPVKSLGAKSPTPLGRRSPACEEKSFLGQVVQLRSTSGASSRSFSQMRMVSVEERDVDKKSSKVHLRALVSKDKKRFVSTDFDLDLTYVTNRLIAMGYPSEGAEAIYRNKLSDVQKFLETRHKGHYKIYNLCSERAYPASKFYNRVAYYPFDDHCAPPLIMITAFCKDLHSWLTMSNENVAVVHCKAGKGRTGVMLCAYLVHCAACESAEEALEYYSQARTYNGKGVTIPSQKRYVHYYEQVLKRGLRSTERKTRTLEHIRMMTVPDVDALGGCNPYYVIYENNEMKYSTKKSDQPVERQKGQKIVIISGSYPVSGDIQLQLWDYDRFSDDDLLCNFFFNTLFIEKNKVSFSRMEIDKACQKKRKEFSDDFRIELVFADDDNK; encoded by the exons ATGTCCGCGAGGCTCGACATCGAGTCTCCTTTGCGCGAAGGCTTTCTCTTCAAGGAAGGCGGCCACACGAAGAGCTGGAAGAAACGCTACTTCGCTCTCTACCCGGGTCTTCTCGTCTATTACGCGAGCTTCAGCAAATACAAacgcgatcgagagaaaaagactcTTCAG GGCAAAATCAACGAAGTCCAAGTCGTCTCATCAACCGTAAGCATCCCCTTTCCGCCACCTCGCCCCTGTTCCTTTATCGTGCACACGAACGACGCGGGAAAACTAAACAAGCGAAG CGACTACGTGCTCAGCGCTTTGAGCACGGAAGACATGAACGGATGGATCGCTTGTCTCGCCGCCCAATCGTCGTCAGAAACCGAcacctccgccgccgcccagTCAGAACAAAAACCAGTCATAACGCCGGTGACTGAAATTCTACCGGCaaccgaagacgaagaagacgaaggagacgaagcggaagaagaggCGGAAGAGACCAGTCGCATGACGTTGACAagcgacgaagtgaaagCGGACGAACTCGCCGCTCTCGAAGCGGCGGAAGCCGACGATACGGTCCCCGAaccggcgccgccgccgccggtttACGCCAaagtcaaaaagaaaatcggcGTCAACGCCGTGCCGTATCTAAGAGACTCGCTTCTCGATTCgagcgacgatgaagatgacgacaaaGATGAGAAGACATCTAAGCCGAAATTGAAACGAGGAAATCAAATTTCTGTGAGTGAGGATGAGGAGGCGGAGTCGACGACAACGGATGATGAAAACGAGCGTATGAATGGCGAGACggcagccgccgccgttgccatgAGCGACTCCGGAACTTCAAGTGACCCGGATgcggaagaggaggagtataaagcgacggcggaaaCGGAGGGGAAAA ATGTGACTCAAAACTTGAAGGAAGGTATTCTTTTGAAGCAGGGAGGTCGATACAAGTCTTGGAAGCATCGGTTCTTTCGTTTGACACCCGGCGTTTTGATGTATTACAAAACAAAGCAG GAGACGACTCTTTTGAGTAAGGTTCGCATTAGTGGAGCGCAGATAACAGAGCCAAAAG GAGTCACGAAAAAACCGTACCAATTCTCCATCGTCACAACAAACGAATGGAATAAGAGAAG CACGTACATTTTGGCTGCGTCATCAgccgacgaaaaaacggcttGGATGGAAGcattcaag AAAGCGGCTTCACATTCAAAACGCGCCGAATTCGGAACATACGATCAACGCATTCGCGACACCTCGAAACCAGACA TGGAGCAACCACGTGACGACTCATTCCAACGTTTACGTCACAAATCAATGGACGAACGAAAGCTTTCATCGATGATCGACAagaaaaaaggcaagtcgCCAAATAAATCGCCGGTTACACCAGTCAAGTCATTGGGAGCGAAATCGCCGACTCCGCTGGGTCGACGATCGCCGGCATGTGAAGAAAAGTCATTTTTGGGTCAAGTCGTTCAGTTGAGATCGACAAGcggagcgtcgtcgcgttcgttcTCGCAAATGAGAATGGTGAGCGTCGAGGAAAGGGACGTCGATAAGAAATCGTCCAAGGTCCACTTGAGAGCGTTGGTATCGAAAGACAAGAAGAGATTCGTCAGTACAGACTTCGATTTGGATTTGACAT ATGTAACGAATCGGCTTATTGCTATGGGATATCCGTCCGAGGGAGCCGAAGCAATTTATCGAAATAAGCTAAGCGACGTCCAAAA ATTTCTTGAAACTCGACACAAAGGCCATTACAAAATTTATAATCTGTGCTCCGAACGTGCCTATCCGGCGTCCAAATTCTATAATCGAGTCGCCTATTATCCGTTTGATGATCACTGTGCTCCCCCTCTCATTATGATTACAGCATTCTGTAAAGATCTC CATTCGTGGTTGACTATGAGTAATGAGAACGTGGCTGTTGTCCACTGTAAGGccggaaaaggaagaacgGGTGTTATGCTATGCGCCTATTTAGTTCACTGCGCCGC ATGTGAGTCGGCTGAAGAAGCTCTGGAGTACTATAGTCAAGCTAGAACATACAACGGAAAA GGCGTTACGATTCCCAGTCAAAAGAGATACGTTCACTATTACGAGCAGGTCTTGAAACGGGGTCTCCGCTCGAcggagagaaaaacgcgaacACTTGAACACATAAGGATGATGACGGTGCCGGATGTCGATGCTCTCGGAGGATGCA ATCCTTACTACGTCATTTATGAGAACAATGAGATGAAGTATTCAACCAAA AAGTCTGATCAACCCGTGGAACGGCAGAAAGGtcaaaaa ATTGTTATTATAAGCGGAAGTTATCCTGTGAGCGGTGACATCCAATTACAGCTTTGGGATTACGAtcgattttctgac GATGACCTCCTgtgcaatttctttttcaacaCCCTCtttatagagaaaaataaagtCTCGTTTAGCAGAATGGAG ATCGACAAGGCGtgtcaaaagaaaagaaaagaattctcCGACGACTTTCGCATCGAACTGGTATTCGCTGATGACGataacaaataa
- the LOC136187219 gene encoding uncharacterized protein: MGQKHSHESHHHHRHQEEGAAQKIVEATVKPSDVMLCFASSDSEMASYVADKLDARGLTVWKEHSADKAPPGVSGKALMQTKAFVFVVSEESACSSYCEDVVSFAYISNKPIVAAAVNEEDTIQAFLNAGLRLTLAELPWVYFDDSSRKKQRADELIKIVSDVTEKAKETTSDSRVEIGRSSYQSTIRRHDLFTTQAQKSKAAIETSTILEASEKGKQMALDEAGKLMTFWERSFGDVDCVPWFKFQQSFLNEYQSRLQRLLSDDNTQWLLKVLQNEIFDGEDQATKEKFMAFRGDSKEKHVFWKRASQMAIEKYNMHQVFDMESSVRLTAVENLSKFSSNAVIDALLKLLDDSDPNIRAVAAISLARTEVFNAKIIAKLRKSLRDPDRLVRESGCLALGHLKAEKAVPDIVSLWRNDAISHVRGAAEVALTNIGGEEAEKAIHMTKVLSDEMKVLGKSRTS, from the exons ATGGGCCAAAAGCATAGCC ACGAAagccatcatcatcatcgccatcaagaagaaggcgcagcgcagaaaatcgtcgaagctACGGTGAAACCAAGCGACGTCATGCTCTGCTTCGCTTCGTCCGATAGCGAGATGGCTAGCTACGTAGCAG ACAAACTCGACGCTCGAGGTCTAACAGTGTGGAAAGAGCACTCGGCGGACAAGGCTCCACCAGGCGTGTCCGGAAAAGCCTTGATGCAAACAAAG gCATTTGTCTTTGTTGTGAGTGAAGAATCGGCGTGCAGTAGCTATTGCGAGGACGTCGTCTCCTTTGCCTATATTTCGAATAAGCCTATCGTGGCTGCTGCTGTCAATGAAGAGGACACTATTCAAGCTTTTCTCAATGCTGGCTT acGTCTCACGCTCGCCGAACTGCCCTGGGTCTATTTTGACGACTCGTCGCGAAAGAAGCAGCGAGCGGATGAACTCATTAAAATagtgagtgacgtcacggagaaagcgaaagagacgacAAGCGACAGTCGCGTTGAAATCGGACGAAGTTCATACCAATCAACAATACGAAGACACg ACTTATTTACGACGCAAGCTCAGAAATCGAAAGCTGCCAtagaaacgtcgacgattctaGAAGCATCAGAAAAGGGAAAACAGATGG CTCTTGATGAGGCTGGGAAGTTGATGACGTTCTGGGAACGATCGTTTGgtgacgtcgattgcgtTCCCTGGTTCAAATTTCAACAGTCATTTCTGAACGAGTATCAATCGAGACTTCAGCGTCTTCTGAGCGACGACAACACCCAATGGCTACTCAAAGTCCTTCAGAATGAGAtattcgacggcgaagatCAAGCGACAAAGGAAAAATTCATGGCGTTTCGCGGCGATTCGAAAGAGAAGCACGTGTTTTGGAAGCGTGCCAGTCAAATGGCGATTGAGAAGTATAACATGCATCAAGTGTTCGATATGGAATCATCAGTTCGTCTTACAGCAGTGGAAAATCTGA gtAAGTTTTCGAGCAATGCCGTCATTGATGCCCTTTTGAAGCTGTTGGATGATTCGGATCCCAATATCCGGGCTGTTGCGGCTATTTCGCTCGCTCGAACCGAAGTTTTCAATGCAAAGATTATCGCCAAGTTGAGAAAATCGCTAAGAGATCCCGATAGACTTGTGAGGGAAAGTGGCTGTCTCGCCTTGGGTCATCTCAAGGCGGAGAAAGCCGTCCCGGACATCGTTTCGCTTTG gcgAAATGACGCGATTTCTCATGTTCGAGGAGCCGCTGAAGTGGCGCTGACGAATATAGGCGGCGAAGAGGCGGAAAAGGCCATTCACATGACCAAGGTTCTGTCCGATGAAATGAAAGTGCTGGGAAAATCGAGAACATCTTAG
- the LOC136187226 gene encoding uncharacterized protein → MSHQEVDADDASAVSTPFAAPTNAKALEDLRTVQEAHPTVADRTEEDRGDEIATSPLVAHQKDDEDEDDDDDDDDDDDDDDDDGNDDAFYLFSRRLKGGGGVVGSGAISYQDVRAFTQRVHQLLTPQGKQLKRSLVSFLPTIPGAIDNQGANSSYSLCSLLANPPVVEKPVENLPPASLVGFRLRPGQIPEQFRTAFHEKPKKKKRKKHHKLFRLQEPKEENKKEINSVEPLPFSDGGGGGAGSSKFPAPNFAQTTSAGSSHNGVETVGSHKDKKHRKRKREDGDREKDKKKKKKDRKKKKRHSPSNPESVNKA, encoded by the exons ATGTCTCATCAGGAAGTCGatgccgacgacgcgagcgccgtttcgacgccgttcgcCGCGCCGACGAACGCCAAAGCTCTGGAAGACCTTCGAACGGTGCAAGAAGCGCACCCGACAGTCGCAGATCGCACAGAAGAggatcgcggcgacgaaatcgcgacgtcgccgctcgtcgcgcatcaaaaagacgacgaagacgaagacgacgacgacgacgacgatgacgatgacgatgacgacgatgacgacggtaATGACGACGCTTTCTATCtattctctcgtcgac TCAAAGGCGgagggggcgtggtcggCTCTGGCGCTATTTCGTACCAAGACGTGCGCGCGTTTACGCAGCGTGTGCATCAGCTATTGACTCCGCAAGGAAAACAGCTCAAACGATCTCTCGTCTCGTTTCTACCCACAATACCCG GAGCTATTGATAATCAGGGAGCGAATTCGAGCTATAG TCTGTGTTCGCTTCTCGCCAATCCTCCCGTTGTCGAGAAACCGGTTGAGAATCTTCCGCCGGCTTCTCTCGTcggttttcgtcttcgtcccgGACAG ATCCCGGAGCAATTTCGAACGGCGTTTCACGAGAaaccgaaaaagaagaagcgaaaaaagcATCACAAGTTGTTTCGGCTTCAAGAGCCCAAAGAGGAAAACAAGAAGGAAATCAATTCCGTCGAACCGTTGCCATtttccgacggcggcgggggcggggccgGATCGTCAAAATTTCCCGCACCCAATTTCGCACAGACGACaa GTGCGGGATCGTCGCACAACGGAGTCGAGACCGTTGGATCTCATAAGGATAAGAAACACAGAAAG CGCAAACGTGAAGACGGCgatagagagaaagacaagaaaaagaagaagaaagatcgaaagaaaaagaaa CGTCATTCTCCCTCCAACCCGGAAAGTGTCAATAAAGCATAA
- the LOC136187222 gene encoding septin-2-like, whose amino-acid sequence MDTDTGYVGFANLPSQVHRKAVKKGFEFTLMVVGESGLGKSTLVNSLFLTDLYADRVFPSSADRIKQTVQLETSTVDIEEKGVRLRLTVVDTPGFGDAVDNRDCWKPIIKYINMQYEAYLRDEQALNRRHIVDNRVHCCLYFISPTGHGLKPLDIELMKQLHDKVNIIPVIAKADTLTPIECKKLKRRIMAEIEENKIHIYTGEMDDDDTAGDLKDSMPFGVVGSNTLLEVGGKKIRGRLYPWGVVEVENGDHCDFTMLRNMLIRTHMQDLKEVTQDVHYESFRLQKLKGGSPVVRTPKAEIVTDGGDADRKLAEKEAELQKMREMMAKMQAQMQQQQQSV is encoded by the exons ATGGACACCGACACGGGCTACGTCGGCTTTGCGAACCTCCCGAGCCAAGTTCATCGCAAAGCGGTGAAGAAAGGCTTCGAATTCACGCTTATGGTCGTcg GCGAATCGGGTTTGGGAAAATCGACTCTAGTAAACAGCCTCTTTCTGACCGATCTCTACGCCGATCGCGTATTCCCTTCCTCAGCcg ATCGTATTAAACAGACCGTTCAactcgaaacgtcgacggttGATATCGAAGAGAAGGGCGTTCGACTTCGATTGACAGTCGTCGATACGCCGGGCTTCGGAGACGCGGTCGACAATCGAGATTG ttgGAAGCCTATTATCAAGTATATCAATATGCAATATGAAGCGTATTTGCGTGATGAACAGGCGTTGAATCGACGTCACATTGTCGATAATCGCGTTCATTGTTGCCTCTACTTCATTTCTCCCACTGGACACGG GCTGAAGCCTCTTGATATTGAACTCATGAAGCAGCTTCATGATAAAGTCAATATTATACCTGTGATTGCGAAAGCTGATACTTTGACTCCAATCGAGTGCAAGAAATTGAAACGCAGA ATTATGGCTGAAATTGAGGAGAACAAAATACACATATACACGGGTGAAatggatgacgacgacacaGCTGGCGATCTCAAa GATAGTATGCCGTTTGGAGTCGTGGGGAGTAACACTCTATTAGAAGTGGGAGGAAAGAAGATTCGAGGGCGTTTGTATCCGTGGGGAGTCGTTGAAG ttGAGAATGGGGATCATTGCGATTTTACGATGCTGAGAAACATGCTCATTCGAACGCACATGCAGGATTTGAAGGAAGTCACGCAGGACGTTCACTATGAGAGTTTTCGCTTGCAGAAACTCAAAGGCGGAAGTCCGGTTGTCAG AACTCCTAAGGCAGAGATAGTTACTGATGGCGGTGATGCTGACAGAAAATTGGCCGAAAAGGAAGCGGAA TTGCAAAAGATGCGTGAAATGATGGCTAAAATGCAGGCTCAgatgcagcagcagcagcagagcGTCTGA